The bacterium genome includes a window with the following:
- a CDS encoding site-specific integrase, translating into MPGQIIQRGDRKYLVRWFIGRDAKGKRKYGSKTVHGTKKAAQKQLRAALGRQDRGLIAPSPSSIPRLADYVKTWEKQEKERGKLRDRTRRNYRKSLDRYVIPALGTARLDGIHVSAIEALVVTPLVKAGHHRTARLTVAALSRVMKTALKDPTMGLAANPCLGVEIPAGKRLEIKPLDAKERAAFREAIAGTPHEVLWLLMMLTGLGPGEALALGWEHLDLDAGALRVARTLDCKKRVLIDGAKRPTRLRQVPLAAELRQKLRELWMERGRPAEGLVFHDIDGRPLDLDNLRARHFKPALIAAKIDPETRPFRIYDLRHGFATAALEAGADPVVVRDLMGHSTVRTAQDTYQHTSPDRLDRAARRIADRLN; encoded by the coding sequence ATGCCCGGCCAAATCATCCAACGCGGCGATCGCAAGTACCTGGTTCGCTGGTTCATCGGACGCGACGCCAAGGGCAAACGGAAGTACGGATCGAAGACGGTCCACGGCACGAAGAAGGCTGCCCAGAAGCAACTTCGCGCGGCCCTCGGCCGGCAGGACCGCGGGTTGATAGCGCCCTCCCCTTCGTCGATTCCGCGGCTCGCCGACTATGTGAAGACCTGGGAGAAGCAGGAGAAGGAACGCGGGAAGCTCCGAGACCGTACGCGGCGTAACTACCGCAAGAGCCTTGACCGCTACGTCATTCCGGCTCTTGGGACGGCGCGCTTGGATGGGATCCACGTATCTGCGATCGAGGCACTCGTCGTGACGCCGCTCGTGAAGGCCGGCCACCATCGAACCGCTCGCCTGACCGTGGCGGCGCTCTCTCGGGTGATGAAAACAGCCCTCAAGGATCCCACGATGGGTCTAGCCGCAAACCCTTGCCTCGGCGTTGAGATCCCGGCAGGCAAGCGCCTGGAGATCAAGCCTCTCGACGCCAAGGAGCGGGCCGCATTCCGAGAGGCGATCGCTGGAACCCCACACGAGGTTCTGTGGCTCCTGATGATGCTGACCGGGCTCGGGCCTGGCGAGGCCCTGGCGCTCGGTTGGGAACATCTCGACCTAGACGCCGGAGCGCTGCGAGTGGCCCGAACTCTCGACTGCAAGAAGCGCGTGTTGATCGATGGCGCGAAGCGGCCTACCCGCCTCCGGCAGGTTCCGCTCGCAGCAGAACTCCGCCAGAAGCTTCGTGAGCTCTGGATGGAGCGAGGCCGACCGGCCGAGGGCCTGGTCTTCCACGATATCGATGGCAGGCCGCTTGACCTCGACAACCTTCGGGCGAGGCACTTCAAGCCGGCACTGATCGCGGCGAAGATTGATCCCGAGACGCGGCCGTTCCGGATCTACGACCTCCGGCATGGCTTCGCGACGGCGGCGCTCGAAGCCGGGGCGGATCCGGTCGTAGTACGGGACCTGATGGGCCACTCGACGGTCCGCACGGCGCAAGACACATATCAGCACACGAGCCCGGACCGGCTGGATCGCGCAGCGCGGCGGATCGCGGATCGGCTCAACTGA
- a CDS encoding AAA family ATPase — MSSDPSEPIGADPFGSTTAAEGYVVRPACERALDELLAAVRREAPCIALVGPNGIGKTQLMRVLAERLAEETELLLLPYAALEFPDLCHWALGLLGEDQGPFSDPGGALLEAAARRASAGRRLILALDDASGLPIETARELSALVRQAPGELQLLVIPVDDPRAGRVLAALGSDVALVRFNTPMSAEESAAYIRERLRASGVGPAIQDRFTEQVLAWLHRESGGLPRELHILAVQFLRDRPEADRDRFSRREQWLEIDSPEDEPETEPAAEAELLEAEDEEPPKPESPETQPPREPPRAAPHIPLPPPSDERGWLRSHLLLVSGLGLMALGIFFALRTDVPTETPAASIDVPVGQESVAEPAVEQVAEPVMEEEVQEPSAKQPSDLATEPQMEGTEELVDVLETAPEPAPEIETPDEPAPPAPSDDLTPPSSTAEAPAPAEAVEPSPPVAVEEATDTPPISPEPLPEATPEAEEIAAPEPEPPAPAPEEPPSEPATNTASEPSPTPSPPEPAARPPSAPRPLPVAATGPPVTIRVEANPPARVLVDGRDLGQTPVAEVTLASGRHRFEVIFPDGTILLREKLIDDRRPEIRFNKLPRP; from the coding sequence ATGAGCAGCGATCCTTCCGAACCGATCGGAGCCGATCCGTTTGGCTCCACGACCGCGGCCGAAGGCTACGTCGTCCGCCCGGCGTGCGAACGCGCCCTGGATGAGCTGCTTGCCGCCGTGCGTCGCGAGGCCCCGTGCATTGCGCTGGTCGGCCCGAACGGGATCGGCAAGACCCAGCTGATGCGGGTGTTGGCCGAGCGGCTCGCGGAGGAGACCGAACTTCTCCTTCTACCCTATGCCGCTCTCGAGTTTCCGGATCTCTGCCACTGGGCGCTGGGATTGCTAGGCGAAGACCAGGGCCCGTTCTCGGATCCGGGCGGCGCACTCCTCGAAGCGGCCGCTCGGCGCGCCTCGGCAGGCCGGCGCTTGATCCTGGCCCTCGACGATGCCAGCGGGCTGCCCATCGAGACCGCTCGGGAATTGTCGGCTCTCGTGCGCCAGGCCCCGGGTGAACTGCAGCTGCTGGTGATTCCGGTGGACGACCCGCGCGCCGGCCGCGTCCTCGCCGCGCTGGGCTCCGACGTGGCGCTCGTGCGATTCAACACGCCGATGTCGGCCGAAGAGAGCGCCGCGTACATTCGCGAGCGCCTGCGGGCGAGTGGAGTCGGCCCTGCCATCCAGGATCGCTTCACCGAGCAGGTACTGGCCTGGCTTCACCGGGAGTCCGGAGGCCTGCCCCGCGAGCTGCATATCCTGGCCGTGCAATTCCTTCGCGATCGCCCCGAAGCCGACCGCGACCGTTTCTCCCGGCGCGAGCAGTGGCTGGAAATCGATTCGCCGGAGGACGAGCCGGAAACGGAACCGGCGGCCGAGGCCGAGCTACTCGAAGCGGAGGATGAAGAGCCGCCGAAGCCCGAGTCGCCCGAAACACAGCCGCCAAGGGAGCCTCCGCGCGCGGCTCCTCACATTCCTCTCCCGCCGCCGTCAGACGAGCGGGGCTGGCTACGAAGTCACCTGCTGCTCGTTTCGGGCCTCGGGTTGATGGCGTTGGGAATCTTCTTCGCCCTGCGCACCGACGTACCCACGGAAACGCCGGCCGCTTCGATCGATGTTCCCGTCGGCCAAGAGAGCGTGGCCGAGCCGGCCGTTGAACAAGTCGCAGAGCCCGTGATGGAGGAGGAAGTTCAGGAACCATCGGCCAAGCAACCGTCCGACCTCGCCACCGAGCCACAGATGGAGGGCACAGAGGAACTCGTTGACGTCTTGGAGACTGCACCGGAGCCGGCTCCAGAGATCGAAACGCCCGATGAACCCGCCCCCCCCGCGCCCAGTGATGATCTGACGCCGCCGTCGTCCACAGCGGAAGCGCCCGCACCCGCTGAAGCGGTCGAGCCGTCCCCGCCTGTCGCCGTTGAAGAAGCCACGGACACTCCTCCCATCTCTCCCGAGCCGCTCCCCGAAGCCACTCCGGAGGCCGAGGAAATCGCAGCCCCCGAGCCCGAACCTCCGGCGCCCGCACCGGAAGAGCCGCCCAGCGAGCCCGCCACCAACACCGCTTCAGAGCCCTCGCCCACGCCATCGCCACCCGAGCCCGCGGCAAGGCCACCCAGCGCGCCGAGGCCTCTGCCCGTGGCCGCAACGGGGCCGCCCGTGACCATTCGGGTCGAAGCCAATCCGCCCGCACGCGTCCTGGTCGACGGCCGGGACCTGGGCCAGACACCCGTCGCAGAGGTCACCCTGGCCTCCGGCCGCCACCGCTTCGAGGTGATCTTCCCCGACGGCACCATCCTGCTGAGAGAAAAGCTGATCGACGATCGCCGCCCGGAGATTCGCTTCAACAAGCTCCCGAGGCCCTGA
- a CDS encoding MerR family transcriptional regulator: protein MAARKKRGAKSGDSEKSDSAGKLYYRIGEVSRITDVKPYVLRYWESEFRWMAPAKSRSKQRLYRQRDIEIIQLIKRLLYEERFTIAGARKKLRELGVGRALDAPQLEMALESDPRAQLKSIRDELQEIRGLL, encoded by the coding sequence GTGGCGGCACGCAAGAAGCGTGGAGCGAAATCCGGCGACTCGGAGAAGAGCGACTCGGCCGGGAAGCTCTATTACCGGATCGGTGAGGTCAGTCGGATCACGGACGTGAAGCCCTATGTGCTTCGCTACTGGGAATCCGAATTCCGTTGGATGGCGCCGGCGAAATCCCGCTCGAAGCAGCGCCTGTATCGCCAGCGCGACATCGAGATCATCCAACTGATCAAGCGACTCCTCTACGAAGAGCGCTTCACGATTGCCGGTGCCCGGAAGAAGCTGCGCGAACTCGGCGTAGGTCGTGCGCTGGATGCACCCCAGCTCGAGATGGCGTTGGAGAGCGATCCGCGTGCGCAGCTGAAGAGCATCCGCGACGAGCTGCAGGAGATTCGTGGCCTGCTCTAG
- a CDS encoding integration host factor subunit alpha, with the protein MTKADIVEHIYERVGFSKKESAELVEKVFDIIKETLSEGEKVKISGFGNFVVRQKNARKGRNPQTGEEIRLAARRVLTFKPSLVLKTVLNEEDTSASSEVGGER; encoded by the coding sequence GTGACCAAGGCAGACATCGTCGAGCACATCTACGAGAGGGTGGGTTTCTCCAAGAAGGAATCCGCGGAGCTGGTCGAGAAGGTCTTCGACATCATCAAGGAGACCCTCTCCGAAGGTGAGAAAGTGAAGATCTCCGGCTTCGGGAACTTCGTGGTGCGCCAGAAGAACGCCCGCAAGGGCCGGAACCCGCAAACGGGCGAGGAGATTCGTCTCGCAGCCCGTCGCGTGCTCACCTTCAAGCCGAGCCTCGTGCTGAAAACCGTCTTGAACGAGGAGGATACTTCGGCATCTTCCGAGGTCGGCGGTGAACGCTAG
- a CDS encoding phenylalanine--tRNA ligase subunit beta, with the protein MRVPLGWLSEWIDLPDRTTLEERLTVGGLEIEEVIETGPDLSAIRVGQVLERQAHPDADRLSVCRVDLGDGEPLDIVCGAPNVAAGQRVAVATHGVVLPGGLKIKRSKIRGVKSHGMICSEVELGLGEGSDGILVLDPESPLGAALSAVLPSGETVLDVEITPNRGDWVSMLGMAREVQTHFGGDLKLPPCEPAESERDAASEISIQIDDRGGCHRYVGRVIRGVEVGPSPEWLQQRLEAAGLRSVNNVVDVTNLVMLEFGQPLHAFDLDKLRGGVVTVRAAKDGEKILTLDGEDRELRREDLVIADEQGAIAIAGVMGGAESEVDDTSTNLLLESAHFDPSRVRRTAKRLALRSDASYRFERGVDPEGQDRAADRAARLIQDLAGGEVSRGRAFATGDPGPATETIELDPARVNRLLGTTLDADEVAALLARVDIPSEADGERLRCHPPSWRNDLHLTVDLVEEVARVFGYDCIEPTLQTAPLRSVELAPRRRIRESVRTALVGAGLTEIMTFSGCPPEDDDALRLQADDPRRNHVPLLNPIQAGDSVLRTHLLPSVLRAVRGNRSRQVDRIAVFEVSRVFHGGTDRPEAWQEREPLQAVAAISESGAEDLWRADGVPPFFRAKGFGERMLAELGQTPEFRAGSEEPFLHPGGAGEFFVRGQRVACVGELHPETAARFELDAPTAVLVVDLDALDRLGGETPRYKEVSRHPRIRRDLALLVDAGTPAGELLQAVRKKAGASLQSVHLFDRYEGRGVPEGKLSLAFRMIFQRTDRTLTDTEVAEATEKVVQILAKRFGAELR; encoded by the coding sequence GTGAGGGTCCCGCTCGGCTGGCTCTCGGAATGGATCGACCTACCCGATCGCACGACGCTCGAAGAGCGGCTGACCGTCGGCGGACTCGAGATCGAAGAAGTGATCGAGACAGGGCCTGATCTCTCGGCAATCCGCGTCGGGCAGGTGCTGGAGCGCCAGGCGCATCCGGATGCGGATCGGCTCTCGGTCTGTCGTGTCGACCTGGGTGACGGCGAGCCGCTCGACATCGTGTGCGGTGCGCCCAACGTGGCGGCCGGCCAAAGGGTGGCTGTGGCCACCCATGGTGTGGTGCTTCCCGGTGGACTCAAGATCAAGCGCTCGAAGATCCGCGGCGTGAAATCCCACGGCATGATCTGCTCGGAGGTCGAATTGGGGCTCGGCGAGGGCAGCGACGGCATCCTCGTGCTGGATCCCGAGTCTCCTCTCGGTGCAGCGCTCAGCGCTGTTCTTCCCAGCGGCGAGACCGTCCTGGATGTCGAGATCACCCCGAACCGGGGCGATTGGGTCTCGATGCTCGGCATGGCGCGCGAGGTGCAGACCCATTTCGGCGGCGATCTGAAGCTGCCGCCCTGCGAGCCAGCAGAATCCGAGCGGGATGCTGCTTCCGAGATCTCCATCCAGATCGACGATCGGGGCGGCTGCCATCGTTATGTAGGTCGCGTCATCCGCGGTGTGGAGGTCGGCCCCTCTCCCGAGTGGTTGCAACAAAGGCTCGAAGCTGCCGGGCTGCGCTCCGTCAACAACGTAGTCGACGTGACGAATCTGGTGATGCTCGAGTTCGGCCAGCCGCTGCATGCCTTCGATCTGGACAAGTTGCGCGGCGGCGTGGTGACGGTCCGAGCCGCAAAGGACGGAGAGAAGATCCTCACCCTGGATGGGGAGGATCGGGAACTCCGTCGGGAAGATCTGGTGATCGCGGACGAGCAGGGCGCCATCGCCATCGCCGGTGTGATGGGTGGCGCGGAGAGTGAGGTGGACGACACCTCGACGAACCTGCTGCTGGAGAGCGCCCACTTTGATCCCTCCCGCGTACGACGCACGGCAAAGCGCCTGGCCTTGCGCAGCGATGCCTCCTACCGCTTCGAACGAGGCGTCGACCCGGAAGGCCAGGACCGCGCTGCGGACCGTGCGGCCCGCTTGATCCAGGATCTCGCCGGCGGTGAGGTCTCCCGCGGGCGAGCGTTTGCGACGGGCGACCCGGGCCCCGCCACGGAGACGATCGAACTCGATCCCGCACGGGTCAACCGCCTGCTCGGAACGACTCTCGATGCCGACGAGGTGGCAGCCCTCCTGGCCCGGGTGGACATCCCCTCCGAGGCCGACGGGGAACGGCTTCGCTGTCACCCGCCGAGCTGGCGGAACGACCTCCACCTGACAGTGGACCTGGTCGAAGAGGTCGCCCGCGTATTCGGCTACGACTGCATCGAGCCGACCCTGCAGACGGCTCCCCTTCGCAGTGTGGAGCTGGCCCCGCGTCGCCGTATCCGGGAATCCGTGCGCACGGCGCTCGTAGGAGCAGGGCTCACGGAGATCATGACCTTCTCCGGCTGCCCGCCCGAGGACGACGACGCCCTGCGCCTGCAGGCCGACGACCCGCGGCGAAACCACGTTCCGCTGCTGAATCCGATCCAAGCCGGGGATTCGGTGCTGCGAACCCACCTCCTGCCTTCCGTTTTGCGCGCGGTCCGCGGCAACCGCTCCCGTCAGGTCGATCGGATCGCGGTCTTCGAGGTGAGCCGGGTGTTCCACGGTGGCACCGATCGCCCCGAAGCGTGGCAGGAGCGTGAGCCGCTCCAGGCCGTCGCTGCCATTTCTGAGAGCGGTGCGGAGGATCTCTGGCGTGCAGACGGCGTTCCGCCGTTCTTTCGGGCGAAGGGGTTCGGCGAGCGGATGCTCGCCGAACTGGGCCAGACCCCGGAGTTCCGGGCCGGTTCGGAGGAACCATTTCTCCATCCGGGCGGCGCGGGCGAGTTCTTCGTGCGGGGCCAGCGCGTCGCATGCGTTGGCGAGCTGCATCCCGAGACGGCAGCCCGCTTCGAGCTCGACGCACCGACCGCCGTATTGGTGGTCGATCTGGATGCCCTGGACCGTTTGGGGGGAGAAACACCTCGCTACAAGGAGGTCTCCCGGCATCCGAGGATCCGGCGGGACCTGGCACTGCTGGTGGATGCGGGAACCCCTGCCGGAGAGCTGCTCCAGGCGGTGCGCAAGAAGGCCGGCGCCTCGCTCCAATCGGTGCATCTCTTCGATCGCTACGAGGGCCGCGGTGTACCCGAGGGCAAGCTGAGCCTGGCCTTTCGGATGATTTTTCAGCGAACCGATCGAACGCTGACCGATACGGAGGTGGCTGAAGCCACTGAAAAAGTCGTGCAGATTCTCGCCAAGCGCTTCGGGGCAGAGCTCCGGTAG
- the pheS gene encoding phenylalanine--tRNA ligase subunit alpha, translating into MSSASENLERVVALAETAIAEAASVQALAEVRAGFLGKKGSVSAVLRTIGGLSGEERAAVGQAANQAKECIEALAVARKRALESADRDREIAEYKLDVTLPGYAPPRGHLHPTSQIEREMCAFFAELGYGIEDGPEVETDWNNFGGLNFPEDHPARDLQDTFFVPGGNVLRTHTSNVQIRAMTGRQPPFRFISPGRVYRHDLDGTHYPMFHQIEAVCVDEHVTFADLKGTLFAFARHLFGESTEMRFRAHFFPFTEPSAEIDIGWGGRWLEWGGCGMIHPQVLLNCGIDPERYQGFAFGMGIDRTAMIRWDIPNIQLFFDGDVRTGEQF; encoded by the coding sequence TTGTCGAGTGCTAGCGAGAACCTGGAGCGTGTCGTGGCCCTCGCCGAGACGGCGATTGCCGAGGCCGCCAGCGTCCAGGCCCTCGCGGAGGTCCGCGCGGGCTTCCTCGGCAAGAAGGGTTCGGTTTCGGCAGTGTTGCGGACGATCGGCGGGCTCTCCGGAGAGGAGCGTGCAGCCGTAGGCCAGGCTGCGAACCAGGCCAAGGAGTGCATCGAGGCCCTGGCCGTTGCCCGCAAGCGAGCGCTCGAGAGCGCCGATCGGGATCGTGAGATCGCCGAGTACAAGCTCGACGTCACACTTCCCGGCTACGCGCCGCCGCGGGGGCACCTGCACCCGACCAGCCAGATCGAGCGGGAGATGTGCGCCTTCTTTGCCGAGCTCGGCTACGGCATCGAAGACGGGCCCGAGGTCGAGACCGATTGGAACAACTTCGGCGGCCTGAATTTCCCCGAGGATCATCCCGCTCGGGATCTGCAGGACACCTTCTTCGTGCCCGGCGGAAACGTGCTGCGGACCCATACCTCGAACGTCCAGATCCGAGCGATGACCGGCCGGCAGCCTCCCTTCAGGTTCATCTCCCCGGGGCGCGTGTACCGGCACGATCTCGACGGCACCCACTACCCGATGTTCCACCAGATCGAGGCGGTCTGTGTCGACGAGCATGTGACCTTCGCCGATCTGAAGGGCACGCTGTTCGCATTCGCCCGTCACCTGTTCGGCGAGAGCACGGAGATGCGCTTTCGCGCACACTTCTTTCCGTTCACCGAGCCCTCGGCCGAGATCGACATCGGCTGGGGAGGGCGTTGGCTCGAGTGGGGCGGCTGCGGAATGATCCATCCCCAGGTGCTGCTCAACTGTGGCATCGACCCCGAGCGCTACCAGGGCTTCGCCTTCGGCATGGGCATCGATCGCACGGCCATGATCCGCTGGGACATCCCGAACATCCAGCTCTTCTTCGACGGTGACGTGCGCACCGGCGAGCAGTTCTAG
- the rplT gene encoding 50S ribosomal protein L20: MPRVKRGTASHARHKRILRAAKGYQGTRHRLVKTAREAVEKGWKYGYRDRKVKKREFRSLWIARINAAARQNDLSYSRLIHGLGLAGVEIDRKNLADLAIADPAAFAELAKLAKAQVA, translated from the coding sequence ATGCCCCGAGTCAAACGAGGCACCGCCTCGCATGCCCGCCACAAGCGGATCCTGCGGGCTGCCAAGGGTTACCAGGGAACTCGCCACCGGCTGGTCAAGACGGCCCGAGAGGCCGTCGAAAAAGGTTGGAAGTACGGCTACCGCGACCGCAAGGTCAAGAAGCGCGAGTTCCGCTCGTTGTGGATCGCGCGCATCAACGCCGCGGCCCGGCAGAACGACCTCTCCTACAGCCGGCTGATCCACGGGCTCGGCCTGGCCGGTGTCGAGATCGATCGAAAGAACCTGGCCGATCTGGCAATCGCGGATCCGGCGGCCTTCGCCGAACTCGCGAAGCTGGCCAAAGCGCAGGTTGCCTAG
- the rpmI gene encoding 50S ribosomal protein L35 — translation MPKMKTHRGAAKRITKTGTGKLRHRRRNKRHILTKMTTKRKRHLREVGEISSADKKRVKQLVPYL, via the coding sequence ATGCCGAAAATGAAGACCCACCGGGGCGCTGCAAAGCGCATCACGAAGACCGGGACCGGAAAGCTCCGGCACCGGAGGCGCAACAAGCGCCACATCCTGACCAAGATGACCACGAAACGAAAACGCCACCTGCGTGAGGTGGGCGAAATCTCTAGCGCCGACAAGAAGCGCGTGAAGCAGCTGGTTCCGTACCTCTAG
- the infC gene encoding translation initiation factor IF-3, with product MLIGADGEQLGVYMAEDALVKAEEAGYDLVEVAPNARPPVCRIMDYGKYKYEQKKKAAVAKAKGKGRAASLKEVKMRPNTDDHDLDFKLKNARRFLIDGDKVKITVMFRGREMAHRKVGFAKLDTVQELLGDLVTVENPPQMNGRFLSMVLVPNREAVDAARKEMEAAEAAAKEEEGQSEASAEKAGAKTPPEKTETPEAESPAEMTKTPENQPPAGEA from the coding sequence ATGTTGATCGGTGCCGACGGGGAGCAACTGGGCGTCTATATGGCCGAGGATGCTCTCGTGAAGGCTGAGGAAGCGGGGTACGACCTGGTCGAGGTCGCTCCCAATGCTCGGCCGCCGGTTTGCCGGATCATGGACTACGGCAAGTACAAATACGAGCAGAAGAAGAAGGCGGCGGTGGCCAAAGCCAAAGGCAAGGGCCGCGCTGCATCCTTGAAGGAAGTGAAGATGCGTCCGAACACGGACGATCACGACCTCGACTTCAAGCTCAAGAATGCGCGGCGGTTCCTGATCGATGGCGACAAGGTCAAGATCACCGTCATGTTCCGCGGCCGGGAGATGGCGCACCGCAAGGTCGGCTTCGCGAAGCTCGACACGGTGCAAGAACTCCTCGGCGATCTCGTGACGGTCGAGAATCCGCCCCAGATGAACGGGCGCTTCCTTTCCATGGTGCTGGTTCCGAACCGGGAGGCGGTCGACGCCGCCCGCAAGGAAATGGAGGCGGCCGAGGCCGCCGCCAAGGAGGAGGAAGGCCAGTCCGAAGCCAGTGCCGAGAAAGCCGGGGCCAAGACCCCGCCCGAGAAGACTGAAACGCCGGAGGCAGAATCGCCGGCTGAAATGACGAAGACGCCGGAGAACCAACCGCCGGCCGGAGAAGCCTGA
- the thrS gene encoding threonine--tRNA ligase encodes MSALAVGLPDGRTLSVPVGSTVLDVAQEIGAGLARAALAGRIKGELVDLRTPLLEDVDQLQIVTAKDPQGADVIRHSAEHVMADAVKRLFPEAQVDAGRADHGEKFQYDFKVDAPFSPEDLERIEAEMRKIVKEKCAFTREEVSREEAERIFRELGEELKLSRLADIPEGQAITLFRHGQFVDLCRGPHVQTTKQIGALTLLEAAGAYWRGDESNPMLQRIYGTAFATKAELAEHLERIEEAKKRDHRRIGAQLDLFHLDPLSPGTPVYHPKGMVLYNGFVEYMRSLYPRYGYQEVMTPQLYRADVYKTSGHYYEFHDDMFWFEGDEDEELGVKAMNCPGHCRLLQHTKRSYRDLPIRYAEFSRLHRNERSGTLTGLSRVRSMAQDDGHIYCEPEQVPEELERFFEMTQEVYRDLGLSGVKVSVSTRPESFLGDSADWDVGERALIDAVKSAGYECGIKTGEAAFYAPKVEFDFDDVLGRTWTLATIQIDMAAPGRFDLRYIGRDGQEHQPAMLHRAVLGSLERFLAIYTEHTGGDYPLWLAPVQVALLPITDRHVEYARKIRDGLEAAGLRPFLDDRSEKLGWKIRDAELQKIPVMAVVGDQEQEQGTVTPRFRRDAERGGEAVTVDAFVSDLTEQVARRQV; translated from the coding sequence ATGAGCGCCCTGGCAGTCGGACTTCCCGACGGTCGAACGCTCTCCGTGCCTGTGGGTTCGACGGTGTTGGACGTCGCCCAGGAGATCGGGGCCGGTCTGGCGCGTGCTGCCCTGGCGGGCCGCATCAAGGGCGAGCTGGTCGATCTTCGCACGCCTCTTCTCGAGGATGTCGATCAGCTCCAGATCGTCACGGCCAAGGATCCCCAGGGCGCGGACGTCATCCGCCACTCGGCCGAGCACGTGATGGCGGATGCCGTGAAGCGGCTCTTTCCCGAGGCCCAGGTGGATGCGGGCCGGGCGGATCACGGCGAGAAGTTCCAATACGATTTCAAGGTCGATGCGCCTTTCAGCCCCGAAGACCTCGAGCGCATCGAGGCCGAGATGCGCAAGATCGTCAAAGAGAAGTGCGCGTTCACGCGGGAAGAAGTGAGCCGCGAAGAGGCCGAGCGGATCTTCCGGGAGTTGGGTGAAGAGCTGAAGCTCTCTCGGCTCGCGGACATCCCTGAGGGCCAGGCGATCACGCTCTTCCGCCATGGCCAGTTCGTCGATCTCTGCCGTGGCCCCCACGTCCAGACGACCAAGCAGATCGGCGCTCTGACCTTGCTCGAGGCCGCCGGCGCCTATTGGCGGGGCGACGAGAGCAATCCGATGCTCCAGCGCATCTACGGAACCGCATTCGCCACGAAGGCCGAGCTTGCGGAACACCTGGAACGGATCGAAGAGGCGAAGAAGCGCGACCATCGGCGCATCGGCGCCCAGCTGGATCTCTTTCATCTCGACCCGCTCTCGCCGGGGACCCCCGTCTACCACCCGAAGGGGATGGTGCTCTACAACGGGTTCGTCGAGTACATGCGTTCGCTCTACCCCAGGTACGGCTATCAGGAGGTGATGACGCCCCAGCTCTACCGGGCGGACGTCTACAAGACCTCGGGCCACTACTACGAATTCCACGACGACATGTTCTGGTTCGAAGGCGACGAGGACGAGGAACTTGGCGTCAAGGCGATGAACTGCCCGGGCCATTGCCGGCTGTTGCAGCATACGAAGCGCTCCTATCGGGACCTGCCGATTCGTTATGCGGAGTTCTCACGCCTGCATCGCAACGAGCGCAGCGGCACCCTGACCGGGCTCTCCCGGGTGCGTTCCATGGCCCAGGACGACGGGCATATCTACTGCGAGCCGGAGCAGGTGCCCGAGGAGCTCGAGCGATTCTTCGAGATGACCCAGGAGGTCTACCGGGATCTCGGCCTCAGCGGTGTGAAGGTTTCCGTCTCGACCCGGCCCGAGAGCTTTCTGGGCGATTCCGCCGATTGGGACGTGGGCGAGCGTGCCCTGATTGATGCGGTGAAGAGCGCTGGCTACGAATGCGGCATCAAGACGGGCGAGGCCGCCTTCTACGCGCCGAAGGTCGAGTTCGATTTCGATGACGTGCTGGGGCGCACCTGGACCCTGGCCACGATCCAGATCGACATGGCGGCCCCGGGGCGCTTCGACCTCCGTTATATCGGCCGGGATGGCCAGGAGCACCAGCCCGCCATGCTCCATCGGGCCGTGCTGGGCTCTCTCGAGCGCTTTCTCGCCATCTACACGGAGCATACGGGCGGGGACTACCCGCTCTGGCTGGCCCCGGTCCAGGTGGCGCTGCTGCCGATCACGGATCGGCATGTGGAGTACGCTCGAAAGATTCGGGATGGTCTCGAGGCCGCAGGGCTGCGTCCGTTCCTGGATGACCGTTCCGAGAAGCTGGGATGGAAGATCCGCGACGCTGAGCTGCAGAAGATTCCCGTGATGGCCGTTGTGGGCGATCAAGAACAAGAGCAGGGCACCGTGACCCCGCGCTTCCGGCGTGACGCCGAGAGGGGCGGGGAGGCGGTGACCGTGGATGCATTCGTTTCGGACCTGACCGAGCAAGTCGCTCGCCGTCAGGTTTGA